The following are encoded in a window of Rubellicoccus peritrichatus genomic DNA:
- a CDS encoding sodium:solute symporter family transporter — protein MLISGIFLFLRAFATGVTIYGVGLVISLVMDIPFWAAVLLLGSVTVVYDMLGGMKAVIISDVIQVVILLGAILAAAFMAFHMNGGWADTVEALGESRMRALDFKEWGLDFSSDGRTPTNYGFWPMFIGGFFLYLAYYGCDQTQAQRSLSTRSVDDTNRALFLGGILRFPLVLSYCLLGVGIGAYAMKNPHFTEGLVNASGETRIDLAVPTFILENFPHGMIGLVMIGLFAAAMSSLDSTINSMSAVTMHDYVLRFWGKNLSEKAELYLSKATTFFWGALAIVFSFFVGDIAQTVIVAVNKIGSVVNGPILAVFLMGMLSRRINAPGVMTGFLIGLALNTLLWFFCPGVSWLWWNLFGMVAAVVGGFAVSYVTRPPKPEQLEGNLASYACRNPGNLKGEKKWHWYYAVLTAYGVGMLVLLWNL, from the coding sequence CTGCTAATCAGCGGGATCTTTCTCTTTTTACGGGCTTTTGCTACCGGAGTGACCATCTATGGTGTTGGGCTGGTGATTTCTCTGGTCATGGACATTCCTTTTTGGGCGGCAGTCTTACTGCTTGGTAGTGTTACTGTTGTCTACGATATGCTTGGCGGGATGAAGGCGGTCATTATCTCCGATGTGATTCAAGTGGTCATTCTTTTGGGAGCTATTTTGGCCGCAGCGTTCATGGCTTTCCATATGAATGGTGGTTGGGCCGATACGGTAGAGGCTTTGGGTGAATCTCGGATGAGAGCCCTTGATTTCAAGGAATGGGGGCTCGATTTTTCCAGTGATGGGAGAACGCCAACGAACTATGGCTTCTGGCCGATGTTTATCGGCGGCTTTTTTCTTTATCTGGCATACTACGGTTGTGACCAAACCCAGGCTCAACGCAGCCTGTCGACCCGAAGTGTCGATGACACCAATCGTGCGTTGTTTCTTGGAGGCATCCTGCGTTTCCCGCTTGTTTTGTCATACTGTTTACTGGGAGTCGGAATTGGGGCCTACGCGATGAAAAACCCTCACTTTACCGAAGGCTTGGTCAACGCATCTGGCGAAACCCGGATCGATCTGGCGGTTCCAACTTTCATACTGGAGAACTTTCCACATGGCATGATCGGCCTTGTCATGATTGGCTTGTTTGCTGCGGCAATGTCATCACTTGACTCAACGATCAATTCGATGAGCGCGGTCACAATGCACGACTATGTTTTGCGTTTTTGGGGGAAGAACTTGAGTGAGAAGGCCGAGCTTTACCTTTCAAAGGCAACGACATTCTTTTGGGGAGCCCTCGCGATTGTTTTTTCTTTCTTCGTCGGAGACATTGCTCAAACTGTCATTGTGGCCGTCAACAAAATCGGTTCAGTTGTGAACGGACCGATCCTGGCGGTCTTCCTCATGGGAATGCTCTCCAGGCGAATTAATGCGCCTGGCGTGATGACCGGTTTTTTGATCGGCCTGGCCCTGAATACTTTGCTGTGGTTTTTTTGTCCCGGTGTTTCATGGCTCTGGTGGAATCTTTTCGGTATGGTGGCTGCCGTCGTTGGAGGTTTTGCCGTCAGCTACGTGACACGACCGCCAAAGCCCGAGCAGCTTGAAGGCAATCTTGCCTCATATGCCTGCAGAAACCCCGGAAACCTCAAAGGTGAAAAAAAATGGCATTGGTATTACGCAGTATTGACGGCTTATGGCGTCGGCATGTTGGTGCTTTTGTGGAATTTATAG
- the ilvE gene encoding branched-chain-amino-acid transaminase: MKVYINGEFFGKEDAKVSVFDHGFLYGDGIFEGIRLYDGNVFRLDEHLERLEYSAKAIMLDLPWSREEMAEAVCETCRQNELTNGYIRMIVTRGVGYLGLSPKNCTEPQLIIIADKIQLYSTEFYEKGLKVITSSTRRMNPAALPPMVKSLNYLNNILAKVDAVNLGFQEAIMLNDQGYVAEATGDNIFIMHKGRLLTPPSVSGALVGITRQTVVDIAMELGIEVQERDLTRYDLWISDEMFMTGTAAEVIPVTEVDFRKIGDGAPGDTTNKILEAFRKRVTLEGAKI; encoded by the coding sequence ATGAAAGTATATATCAACGGTGAGTTCTTCGGCAAAGAAGACGCAAAGGTCTCGGTTTTTGACCATGGTTTCCTATACGGGGATGGTATTTTTGAAGGAATCCGCCTCTATGATGGTAATGTCTTCAGGCTGGATGAACACCTCGAACGTCTGGAATACTCCGCCAAGGCAATCATGCTTGATCTGCCCTGGTCACGTGAAGAAATGGCCGAAGCCGTCTGCGAAACCTGCCGTCAGAACGAACTGACCAACGGATATATACGTATGATTGTCACACGCGGTGTCGGCTACCTGGGACTTTCCCCGAAAAATTGTACCGAACCACAACTCATCATCATTGCGGACAAAATCCAGCTTTACTCAACGGAGTTTTATGAGAAGGGCCTCAAGGTCATCACATCCTCGACTCGCAGGATGAACCCGGCGGCTCTGCCTCCAATGGTCAAAAGCCTGAATTACCTGAACAACATTCTGGCCAAGGTAGATGCGGTAAATCTTGGTTTTCAGGAAGCAATTATGCTCAACGATCAAGGTTACGTTGCCGAAGCCACTGGTGACAATATCTTCATCATGCACAAAGGCAGACTCCTGACACCGCCATCGGTTTCAGGAGCACTTGTCGGCATAACGCGTCAGACTGTTGTTGATATCGCAATGGAACTTGGAATCGAAGTCCAGGAACGCGACCTGACCCGTTATGATCTCTGGATTTCCGATGAAATGTTCATGACTGGAACTGCTGCCGAAGTGATCCCGGTAACCGAAGTCGATTTTCGTAAAATCGGCGATGGCGCACCAGGCGATACCACCAACAAGATTCTTGAAGCTTTCCGGAAACGCGTGACCTTGGAAGGTGCCAAGATTTGA
- a CDS encoding UvrB/UvrC motif-containing protein — MAKPQDCGNCKKPATIHLTQIINNQIKKLDFCDDCPHQKGVTDPEGFSLAELLANGPGATEDQTTDSTNSCPSCGFTTVEFKKTGQFGCPECYETFRDTIGPMLEGMHRGQTHAGRVPQRMLTRVNRRREIERLSRSLDEAVTEERFEDAARYRDELKQLNETLAGDSKESEENADK; from the coding sequence ATGGCCAAGCCACAAGATTGCGGAAATTGCAAAAAACCCGCTACGATTCATTTAACACAGATCATAAACAACCAGATCAAAAAGCTGGATTTTTGCGATGATTGTCCCCACCAAAAAGGCGTAACCGATCCAGAAGGATTTTCGCTGGCAGAGTTGCTTGCCAATGGACCAGGAGCCACTGAAGACCAGACAACTGATTCAACAAATTCATGTCCCAGTTGTGGCTTTACGACTGTTGAATTTAAAAAGACCGGACAATTTGGCTGCCCGGAGTGCTACGAAACTTTTCGGGATACCATCGGTCCAATGCTTGAAGGTATGCACCGCGGGCAGACCCACGCAGGCCGCGTCCCTCAACGCATGTTGACGCGGGTTAATCGTCGCCGTGAAATCGAACGCCTAAGCCGCAGCCTTGATGAAGCTGTGACCGAAGAACGTTTTGAAGATGCTGCACGCTATCGTGATGAACTAAAACAACTTAACGAAACCCTGGCAGGTGACAGTAAAGAATCGGAGGAGAATGCCGATAAATAA
- a CDS encoding protein arginine kinase translates to MQIRPILEAETELTDRSHAPESVVLSTRVRLARNIDETPFPSRANKSQRREILARCQDAIAGLKMMQKGSVLEMQNLSDPEKQVLVERHLISRELSNDKGESGVIVSRDQSCAIMINEEDHLRIQVLRAGYNFKGAWKVIDRIDTGLEDKLDFAFSPEWGFLTACPTNLGTALRASVMLHLPGLVMASQMEKVVRAVNQMGIAVRGLYGEGTDASGSIFQISNQQTLGESEQDIIKRLTGVLDTVIEQEQNARQKLLENAAPKVLDKIGRAFGALQNGHLLSSAEAMNLLSLIRLGVDFGLLPENERRSVDKFFMTTQPGHIQIISQGDLENSDQRDVERARVLREHFRGLAPLDFDTLEKT, encoded by the coding sequence ATGCAGATACGCCCAATACTTGAAGCCGAAACGGAGTTGACTGACAGGAGCCACGCTCCCGAGTCAGTGGTCTTGAGCACGCGTGTTAGATTGGCCAGAAACATCGACGAGACACCTTTTCCCAGCCGTGCCAATAAGTCTCAACGTAGAGAAATTCTTGCACGGTGCCAGGATGCCATCGCGGGTCTCAAGATGATGCAAAAAGGTTCTGTTTTGGAAATGCAGAACCTGTCCGACCCGGAAAAACAAGTCCTGGTTGAGCGTCATCTGATCAGCCGTGAGTTATCCAACGACAAAGGTGAATCAGGAGTAATTGTCAGTCGCGACCAGTCCTGTGCAATCATGATCAACGAAGAAGATCATCTGCGCATACAGGTGCTCCGCGCAGGATATAACTTCAAGGGTGCCTGGAAGGTCATAGACCGCATAGATACTGGCTTGGAGGATAAGCTGGACTTTGCCTTCTCGCCCGAATGGGGCTTTCTAACAGCTTGCCCAACCAACCTAGGAACCGCACTCAGAGCTTCGGTCATGCTGCATTTGCCTGGGCTGGTGATGGCTTCTCAGATGGAAAAAGTCGTCCGGGCGGTCAACCAGATGGGCATTGCAGTTCGTGGGCTTTACGGAGAGGGCACAGATGCCTCTGGCAGTATTTTCCAAATCTCTAACCAACAGACACTTGGCGAAAGTGAACAAGACATCATCAAGCGCCTGACTGGCGTTCTGGATACCGTTATTGAGCAGGAACAGAATGCACGGCAGAAATTATTGGAGAATGCAGCACCAAAAGTTTTGGATAAAATTGGCCGCGCATTCGGTGCTTTGCAAAATGGGCATCTTTTAAGCTCTGCAGAAGCCATGAATTTGTTGTCGTTAATCAGACTGGGGGTTGATTTTGGCCTTCTGCCGGAAAACGAACGCAGGTCCGTCGATAAATTTTTCATGACAACACAACCCGGCCACATTCAAATTATATCGCAAGGAGATCTTGAGAATAGCGACCAAAGAGATGTAGAACGAGCAAGAGTTTTACGGGAACATTTCAGGGGGCTCGCGCCTCTTGATTTTGATACCCTGGAGAAAACATAA
- a CDS encoding ATP-dependent Clp protease ATP-binding subunit, producing the protein MEPMNNFTPRAQQVLALARKEADRFHHNYVGTEHLLLGLINLGQGVAVNVLQKMDLDLETVRAAVEKQVGTGPESKPTGNIPYTPRVKKVLALAGKEAKALNHSYIGTEHILLGLLREGEGVAARVLKSLDVDIERCRNEILAELDPNFSGEGEAGGQAAQGAGAGGPTPDDKKELKTPALKAFGRDLTELARNGELDPVIGRKQEIRRVIQILCRRTKNNPVLIGEAGVGKTAIVEGLAQEISSGIVPEILIDKRVITLDLALMVAGTKYRGQFEERIKAVMDEIRRAKNVIIFIDELHTIVGAGAAEGAMDASNIFKPALSRGELQCIGATTLAEHRKYIEKDSALDRRFQTVKVDAPNIEDTVKILKGIRAKYEDHHKCVYTDKALEAAAKLSERYITARFLPDKAIDVLDEAGSRARIESLNRPPEIEAMAAEIEDVCGKKEDAISKQHFEEAAKFRDEEKNLRAKREQMIEDWKTNRDEQTITVDVDDLTVVVSDWTGIPLNRMERSESKKLLALESELQSVIIGQDKATEVIAKALRRSRADLKDPKRPIGSFMFLGPTGVGKTHLAKILAETMFGDQDALIQIDMSEYMEKFAVSRLIGSPPGYVGYEEGGQLTEAVRRKPYSVILFDEIEKAHPDVAQILLQVLEDGRLTDSLGRTVDFRNTILIMTSNVGADVLQRNTSMGFDTGLDDERDFERIKDKILDETKKVFKPEFINRLGEIVIFHKLTKDNMGKIVDLELKKVEKRLKEQKITISVSAEAKDFLIEKGYDDKYGARPLRRAVERHLEDPLAEAILRDEVKRGEPITVIMADGEIAFEQTAAVS; encoded by the coding sequence ATGGAGCCAATGAATAATTTCACCCCCAGAGCACAACAAGTCCTCGCTCTCGCACGAAAGGAGGCGGATCGTTTTCACCATAACTATGTTGGGACTGAGCATCTATTGCTCGGATTGATCAACCTTGGGCAGGGTGTGGCGGTCAACGTGCTCCAGAAGATGGACCTCGACCTGGAAACCGTTCGAGCAGCCGTTGAAAAACAAGTAGGCACCGGCCCGGAAAGCAAACCGACCGGTAACATCCCATACACACCCCGAGTCAAGAAGGTACTTGCCCTGGCCGGCAAAGAAGCGAAAGCCCTCAACCATTCTTACATCGGAACAGAGCACATCCTCCTTGGCCTTTTGAGAGAAGGTGAAGGTGTGGCTGCACGCGTCCTCAAAAGTCTGGACGTTGACATCGAACGCTGCCGCAACGAAATTTTAGCTGAGCTCGATCCTAATTTTTCAGGTGAAGGTGAAGCGGGTGGCCAAGCCGCTCAAGGTGCCGGAGCCGGTGGGCCAACTCCTGATGACAAGAAGGAGCTTAAAACACCTGCCCTCAAGGCATTTGGCCGTGATTTGACCGAACTTGCACGCAATGGTGAGCTCGACCCGGTCATTGGCCGCAAACAGGAAATCCGCCGTGTCATTCAAATCCTTTGCCGCCGAACCAAGAATAACCCTGTGTTGATTGGTGAAGCTGGAGTTGGTAAGACAGCGATCGTTGAAGGCCTCGCCCAGGAAATTTCTTCTGGAATCGTTCCTGAGATCCTGATCGACAAGCGGGTCATTACCCTCGACCTCGCACTGATGGTTGCGGGCACGAAATACCGCGGACAGTTTGAAGAACGCATCAAGGCGGTCATGGATGAGATACGCCGCGCCAAGAATGTGATCATCTTCATTGATGAGCTGCACACTATCGTTGGAGCAGGCGCCGCTGAAGGAGCAATGGATGCTTCCAATATCTTTAAGCCCGCCCTGAGTCGGGGTGAGCTGCAATGCATCGGTGCCACCACACTGGCTGAGCATCGTAAATACATTGAAAAAGACAGTGCCCTTGATCGTCGCTTCCAGACTGTAAAAGTTGACGCACCAAACATCGAAGACACGGTCAAGATCCTCAAAGGTATACGCGCCAAATACGAGGATCACCACAAGTGCGTTTACACAGACAAGGCGCTGGAAGCAGCAGCCAAGCTGTCCGAACGTTACATCACCGCACGTTTTCTTCCCGACAAGGCAATCGATGTTCTCGACGAAGCCGGATCACGCGCTCGCATTGAATCCCTTAACCGCCCACCCGAAATCGAAGCCATGGCGGCAGAGATCGAGGACGTCTGTGGGAAAAAGGAAGATGCGATCAGCAAGCAGCATTTTGAGGAAGCCGCAAAGTTCCGTGACGAAGAAAAGAATCTCCGTGCCAAGCGCGAGCAGATGATCGAAGATTGGAAAACCAATCGCGACGAACAAACCATCACGGTGGACGTCGATGATCTTACTGTTGTCGTTTCAGACTGGACCGGCATTCCACTCAACCGGATGGAACGCAGCGAGTCCAAGAAGCTCCTCGCCCTCGAAAGCGAACTTCAATCCGTCATTATCGGGCAGGATAAAGCAACCGAGGTCATCGCAAAGGCACTGCGCCGCTCGCGAGCAGATCTTAAAGATCCAAAACGACCAATCGGTTCATTCATGTTTCTTGGGCCAACCGGTGTTGGTAAGACGCACTTGGCCAAGATTCTGGCCGAGACAATGTTCGGAGATCAGGACGCCCTAATTCAGATCGACATGTCCGAGTACATGGAAAAATTTGCAGTCAGCCGCCTCATCGGCTCACCTCCTGGATACGTTGGTTACGAAGAAGGTGGTCAACTGACCGAAGCCGTTCGTCGCAAGCCATATTCGGTTATACTCTTTGACGAAATCGAAAAGGCTCACCCGGATGTCGCCCAAATCCTCCTTCAGGTTCTGGAAGATGGTCGCCTGACCGACAGCCTCGGTCGCACGGTCGATTTCCGTAACACCATTCTGATCATGACCTCGAACGTCGGAGCAGATGTGCTTCAGCGTAACACTTCGATGGGCTTTGATACCGGTTTGGATGATGAACGTGATTTCGAGCGGATCAAAGACAAGATTCTGGACGAGACGAAGAAGGTCTTCAAACCGGAGTTCATCAACCGTCTCGGCGAGATTGTTATCTTCCACAAGCTGACCAAGGACAACATGGGCAAGATTGTGGATCTCGAGCTGAAGAAGGTCGAAAAACGACTGAAAGAGCAGAAGATCACGATCAGCGTCAGTGCGGAAGCCAAGGATTTCCTCATCGAAAAAGGTTACGACGACAAATATGGCGCACGCCCATTAAGGCGCGCTGTTGAGCGACACCTTGAGGATCCACTGGCCGAAGCCATCCTTCGGGACGAGGTCAAACGTGGAGAGCCCATCACGGTCATTATGGCAGATGGAGAGATTGCGTTCGAACAAACAGCGGCGGTTAGTTAA
- the ndk gene encoding nucleoside-diphosphate kinase, with protein MEKTLVILKPDCMEKGLYGEVLGRFARIGMEIVGCKMMHLGSEILREHYAHVADKPFFPEIEGFMSSRPVIVLILKGDGVIDRVRALLGPTNSKEAPAGTIRGDIGTNMMINICHASDGPDTAAAEIERFFKAEEVFG; from the coding sequence ATGGAAAAGACACTTGTAATACTCAAACCCGACTGCATGGAGAAGGGCCTCTATGGTGAGGTTCTTGGACGATTTGCCCGCATAGGCATGGAAATCGTAGGCTGCAAGATGATGCATCTTGGTTCCGAAATACTCCGCGAACACTATGCTCATGTCGCTGATAAGCCATTTTTCCCGGAGATCGAAGGTTTTATGAGCTCTCGCCCGGTTATTGTCCTGATCCTCAAGGGTGACGGTGTAATCGATCGAGTCCGCGCCTTACTTGGGCCTACAAATTCCAAGGAAGCCCCTGCAGGAACCATTCGTGGCGACATTGGCACAAACATGATGATTAACATCTGCCATGCTTCCGATGGTCCGGATACAGCAGCGGCCGAGATCGAACGCTTCTTCAAAGCAGAAGAAGTCTTTGGTTAG
- a CDS encoding phosphate ABC transporter substrate-binding protein, producing the protein MKCLFSAISLSLCLFSTAIYAAGVNELPKYKKVPGVHGTLNVIGSDTLNNMMALWAESFQKIYPGVTVQIDGKGSSTAPPALIKGTAQIGPMSREMKPTEIVAFEDSYGYKPTRIVVAIDSLSIFVQKDNPMEGVTLDQLDGLFSSTYRRNGKAIETWEDMGIGGDLSRRRVSLFGRNSASGTYGLFKEFILYEGDFNETVKEQPGTSAVVQGVAADPFGIGYGGIGYKTSGVKTLPIAGDDGTYVEPTYENCLTGDYPLARFLYIYVNKPPNAPIDRLTGEFIRFIFSREGQEIVKKDGYYPIPAATASDYVASLTQ; encoded by the coding sequence ATGAAATGCCTATTCAGTGCGATATCGCTGTCGCTATGCCTCTTTTCAACAGCAATCTATGCTGCGGGCGTCAATGAGCTACCGAAATATAAGAAAGTGCCAGGCGTTCATGGCACTCTGAATGTCATCGGCTCTGACACGCTCAACAACATGATGGCGCTCTGGGCTGAGAGTTTCCAAAAGATCTATCCAGGGGTAACTGTTCAAATAGATGGCAAAGGCTCGTCTACTGCACCACCAGCCCTGATCAAAGGCACTGCGCAGATTGGCCCGATGAGTCGAGAAATGAAGCCGACGGAAATCGTCGCTTTCGAGGACAGCTACGGCTACAAACCCACACGTATCGTCGTGGCGATCGATTCTCTCTCTATTTTTGTTCAAAAGGACAATCCAATGGAAGGCGTCACGCTGGACCAATTGGATGGGCTCTTTTCCAGCACATACCGGCGCAATGGGAAAGCAATTGAAACCTGGGAGGATATGGGCATCGGCGGAGATCTCTCCAGGCGGCGAGTAAGCCTTTTTGGTCGAAACAGCGCCAGCGGCACCTATGGCCTTTTCAAGGAATTCATCCTGTATGAAGGTGACTTCAACGAAACCGTCAAAGAACAGCCAGGAACTTCAGCTGTGGTTCAAGGAGTTGCCGCTGATCCTTTCGGAATCGGCTATGGCGGCATTGGCTATAAAACCTCCGGAGTCAAAACGCTCCCGATTGCCGGAGATGACGGAACTTATGTTGAACCAACCTATGAGAACTGTCTGACCGGCGACTATCCCCTCGCCCGCTTCCTTTACATCTACGTCAACAAACCGCCCAATGCTCCGATTGATCGCCTGACTGGTGAGTTTATCCGTTTCATTTTTTCTCGCGAAGGCCAGGAAATTGTGAAGAAAGACGGGTATTATCCAATCCCAGCAGCAACAGCGAGCGATTATGTTGCGTCCCTCACGCAGTAA
- a CDS encoding ABC transporter permease subunit, with the protein MPPSSHDKVDKYSVSKSLRRIDTLAALAIKGVGSLIILAVFGIFVFIIVQTLPLFKGASVKLTETTVIPEGNYVLLGVDEWSELPFLMTDRGAFHFFPLNQPNENIVIQPPELAGQKLTAWNYNQTSETVLVGMENGAAEFLQINYEPTFDDDLKRTIKVEITAEAPFTIGQNVTISAIDFDQTDRQRTIVAITKSNNITRCNILQFERRFGLLGAGEWIMKGQADVSAEIEGQPINAIVGGSGNLVVVTDDMNNVYVFEKNARQFALHQTFTSFDTKDEIASIDWLGGRRTLILSSASGLLISYIPHPDAETEGLLYSQANTFKPLKSGASIFASSNLNRTFLVADGEHISLRYGTTGEILWKDTFTFPPQFGLIGSRYQSLIFFGQNEIHRYALNDPHPEASLQGYFGKIRYEGQAEPRYMWQSTGGGDAFEPKLSIVPLIAGSFKGTFYAMLFAIPIALSAALYSAHFLRPSLKRLIKPTMEIMASLPSVVLGFLAALWLAPIIDDRIPSVLLGLASIPITALIMGWVWMRKPRSLSRITSQGNEFIVLLPLIFCAFCLAWWLGPIVEQFLFTVTDPTTGKTISDFRLWWEESVGLRFEQRNALVIGFMMGFAVIPIIFTLSEDALSNIPNSLVSGSLALGASRWDTARRIVFPLALPGIFSALMIGLGRAIGETMIVVMATGNTPVTDLNIFSGMRTLAANIAIELPDAPVEPVPSTLYRTLFLGAMVLFILTFCVNTLAEITRMRIRRKYGNLP; encoded by the coding sequence ATGCCCCCTTCAAGCCACGATAAGGTCGATAAATACTCCGTCTCAAAGAGTCTTCGCCGTATAGACACTCTGGCAGCACTCGCAATCAAGGGAGTTGGATCACTTATCATCCTCGCTGTATTCGGTATATTTGTCTTCATCATTGTCCAGACTTTGCCACTGTTCAAAGGAGCATCCGTCAAGTTGACGGAGACAACAGTGATTCCCGAAGGAAACTATGTCCTTCTCGGAGTAGACGAATGGAGCGAGTTGCCCTTTCTCATGACTGACCGAGGGGCTTTTCATTTCTTCCCCCTTAATCAGCCCAACGAAAACATAGTCATCCAGCCTCCTGAACTTGCAGGGCAAAAATTAACAGCTTGGAACTACAATCAAACCAGCGAAACCGTGCTTGTCGGGATGGAGAACGGAGCGGCAGAGTTTCTGCAAATAAACTACGAACCCACTTTCGATGACGACCTGAAACGAACCATCAAAGTTGAAATTACCGCTGAAGCTCCTTTTACAATTGGACAGAACGTAACCATCTCAGCAATTGATTTTGATCAAACTGATCGTCAACGGACGATCGTTGCCATCACCAAGAGCAATAACATCACACGCTGCAACATTCTTCAATTCGAGAGGCGATTCGGTCTCTTGGGCGCAGGCGAATGGATAATGAAAGGACAAGCCGATGTCTCGGCCGAAATCGAGGGGCAACCTATCAACGCCATAGTCGGAGGCAGCGGAAACCTTGTCGTCGTAACAGACGATATGAACAATGTTTATGTATTTGAAAAAAATGCCCGCCAATTTGCACTTCATCAAACCTTTACCTCATTTGATACAAAAGATGAAATCGCTTCCATTGACTGGCTTGGAGGTAGAAGAACCCTCATTCTCAGCAGTGCCAGCGGCCTACTCATTTCCTATATTCCGCACCCCGATGCAGAAACCGAAGGGCTGCTTTACTCACAGGCAAATACCTTCAAGCCATTGAAGTCCGGAGCAAGCATCTTTGCTTCGAGCAATCTCAATCGCACATTTCTTGTTGCTGACGGCGAGCATATATCGCTGCGGTATGGCACCACTGGAGAAATACTCTGGAAAGACACCTTTACATTTCCACCTCAGTTTGGATTGATTGGTTCCCGTTACCAAAGCCTCATATTCTTTGGGCAAAATGAAATTCATCGCTACGCTTTGAACGACCCGCACCCTGAGGCAAGCCTCCAAGGCTATTTTGGCAAAATCCGCTATGAAGGACAGGCCGAACCACGATACATGTGGCAATCCACAGGAGGGGGAGATGCTTTTGAACCAAAGCTTTCAATCGTTCCCCTGATTGCTGGTTCATTTAAAGGCACATTCTACGCCATGCTTTTCGCGATTCCGATAGCACTCTCCGCCGCTCTTTACTCCGCTCACTTTCTGAGGCCATCACTCAAACGCCTGATTAAACCGACAATGGAAATCATGGCATCACTGCCCTCGGTTGTCCTCGGATTTCTCGCAGCATTATGGTTGGCCCCAATTATCGATGACCGTATTCCTTCAGTATTACTTGGACTTGCCTCGATCCCCATAACGGCGCTCATTATGGGCTGGGTTTGGATGCGGAAACCCCGTTCGCTGAGTCGAATCACAAGCCAAGGAAACGAATTTATCGTTCTGCTCCCACTCATCTTCTGCGCGTTTTGTCTGGCCTGGTGGCTTGGACCAATAGTCGAACAGTTTTTGTTCACTGTGACGGACCCAACAACCGGCAAAACCATTAGCGATTTCCGCCTCTGGTGGGAAGAGAGTGTTGGTCTTCGATTTGAACAACGTAATGCGCTGGTCATTGGTTTCATGATGGGCTTTGCAGTCATTCCCATCATTTTTACCTTATCGGAAGATGCCCTCTCCAATATTCCAAACTCTCTTGTTTCGGGATCATTGGCATTGGGGGCAAGTCGCTGGGACACGGCACGGCGCATTGTTTTTCCGCTGGCACTACCGGGAATTTTCTCCGCGCTGATGATCGGGCTTGGGCGCGCAATCGGCGAAACCATGATCGTTGTCATGGCAACCGGAAATACACCCGTCACCGATTTGAATATATTTTCCGGTATGCGAACCCTTGCCGCTAACATAGCGATCGAACTCCCGGATGCGCCGGTAGAACCAGTCCCCAGCACACTCTATCGTACTCTGTTTCTTGGGGCTATGGTTCTCTTTATTCTAACCTTCTGCGTCAACACACTGGCCGAGATCACACGCATGCGTATCCGCCGCAAATACGGGAACTTACCTTAA